Below is a genomic region from Flammeovirgaceae bacterium SG7u.111.
TCAATACTTGGCAAATCCAATGCAACTTCTTTGGTTGCATGCGGAGCAACTGCTACGGCAAAGTTTTTTGAGGTTTGCAACTCACCATTTTTGTACAACTCCCATTTGAAATCGTACTGATCGAGGTTGGTGAAGTCGAATAGGTTTTGAAGGGTGATCGTGCCTTTGCCCAAGTCTTTTTCTTTGAACAAAATATTTTGGTACACCTTTTTGACCTCGTACAAGCCTGGGTGCGCGCTACGGTCAGGGGCAACTACGCCATTTGCACAGAAGTTCTCATCGTTTTGCCACATAAAGCCATTCAAGTCGCCGCCGTATGCCCAGAAAGGCCTGCCGTCAGCCGTTTCCGTTTTTATGCCTTGGTCTACCCAGTCCCAGATGAACCCACCTTGCATATTCTTACTGCTCATAATGATGTCCCAATATTCTTGGAAGTTCCCGCTGCTATTGCCCATGGCATGCGAATATTCACACATGATAAAAGGACGGGTTTTACCACTTTCCGCATACTCTTTCATGTGGCGAATGCTTGGGTACATGGGGCAAACGATATCGGTATCGGTATCTTCACCAGCTTGCTCAAACTGCACAAATCGGCTGTCATCTTGTTCTTTCAACCATTTGTAGGCTTTGTGGAACACTGGACCGTTTCCACACTCATTCCCCATAGACCAGAGGATCACAGAAGCATGGTTTTTATTTGCTTCAAACATGCGGGCGATACGGTCGAGGTGAGCGCCTTCCCATTCGGGCAAGTAAGCAGGGTGAATGCTTTTGTCAAATCTTCCTTGAAGCTCCGCGCCCATCGCATGTGTTTCTATGTTCGCTTCGTCCACCAAGTACAAGCCGTATTTATCGCAGAGTTGGTACCACATTGGGTCATGTGGGTAGTGGCTCATTCGCACCGCATTTACATTGAACTTTTTCATCATCTCAATGTCTTTGAGCATCGTTTCTTTACTAGGCACGTGCCCAAGTACTTCGTGGTGCTCGTGCAAATTGACGCCTTTCACCAAAATAGGCATTCCGTTCACGTGCAGTTGCGAGTCTTTGATCTCTACTTTTCTAAAGCCAATTTTTTGATTGGTTACTGTGGTTGTGCCATTTTGCAAAGTCACTACACAATTGTACAAATACGGATCTTCCCCACTCCATTTATGCACGTTTTTGAGAGTTCCCGAGACTTTTACTTCGGTTTGGGTGCTGCCCACTTTTTTCTTTTGGGAAAAGACCTTTTTATTATCGGCATCAAAGATTTCAACCGTAAGGGTTTGGCTTGCATTTCCTGTTTTTGAGAAATTCTTCAGGTCAATTTGCATGTCCAACGTACCATTTCTGTACCTCGAAGCTAAGCCTGCTTTCACAAACATATCCCAAACCGTTTGCTTAGGGTAGGCTTGCAAGAACACATCCCTTTCCAGTCCGCTTAGTCTCCAAAAATCTTGGTCTTCGAGGTAGCTACCATCGTGCCAGCGGATGACTTGCACGGCAAGGACATTTTCTCCCTCTTTCAAATACTCTGTGATATCAAATTCGGAAGGGGTTTTCGCCACTTTGGTCATCCCAGCTTTTTCCCCGTTCACGTACACCTCCGCATAGCCAGAGATAGATCCGAAATGAAGGATTACTTCCTTGTCGCCCCAGCCTTCGGGAACAGTGAAGGTTTTTCGGTACGTCCCAACAGGATTCTTCTCCCCTATGAAGGGAGGATTTTTGGGGAAAGGATAGGTTACATTGGTGTAGATCGGAATGCCAAACCCTTTCAATTCCCAGTTGGACGGAACGCTGATCTTATCCCATTTGGAATCGTCCAAGTTTGCTTTGTAAAAGTCGGTTGGGCGATCTGCCACCTTATCGGTATAAACGAATTTCCATTCCCCGTTTAAGGTGTGGAAAAAGGGCGATTTGCTGTAGTCGTTGGCAATAGCCGTTTCTTGGTTCGCATACAGCATAAAGCCCAAATGCGGCGATTCTTTCTGCTCATCTATCAACTTGGGGTTTTCCCAGTCATTTGCCGTTTGAGCCATTGACACATAGGAGTAAAAGGCTAGAATTAATGTAATTATAAAAGTTTTTTTCATTTTATTATTGAGTTGTCTAATAGTGTAAAAAGCTTGTAACTGCTATTTCAGGATTAAAAAAACGCTCTTTCTTCTTTCGAAAAGAAATCATAAAGATTTGAAAAACTGATATATAGATCATGTATCAAGCGTTTGCGGCGTATAAAAAAATAAAAAAGGCTGTTCCTCTATGAAGTGTTCCTTCTATAAGGACTATATTTTACAGAAACAGCACTATGAACCGGCTAAAAAATATTGACTTACAACACGCCTATACCTCTAAAGAGTAGAGGTTGCGCAAAAAGACCCCAAAAAACTATGGATTTAACACTATGGTCATAACAGAACGAGGAGGAAGTTCGATAGATGATGCATCAACTAAACCGACCTGTTCTAAGTCTTTGTCTTTGGAAGTGAGGTAGGCTTTTGAAGCTGCTACAGCTTGTTTATCTAACTCCAAATTGATGGAAAAAGCTTTACTG
It encodes:
- a CDS encoding glycoside hydrolase family 2 TIM barrel-domain containing protein; protein product: MKKTFIITLILAFYSYVSMAQTANDWENPKLIDEQKESPHLGFMLYANQETAIANDYSKSPFFHTLNGEWKFVYTDKVADRPTDFYKANLDDSKWDKISVPSNWELKGFGIPIYTNVTYPFPKNPPFIGEKNPVGTYRKTFTVPEGWGDKEVILHFGSISGYAEVYVNGEKAGMTKVAKTPSEFDITEYLKEGENVLAVQVIRWHDGSYLEDQDFWRLSGLERDVFLQAYPKQTVWDMFVKAGLASRYRNGTLDMQIDLKNFSKTGNASQTLTVEIFDADNKKVFSQKKKVGSTQTEVKVSGTLKNVHKWSGEDPYLYNCVVTLQNGTTTVTNQKIGFRKVEIKDSQLHVNGMPILVKGVNLHEHHEVLGHVPSKETMLKDIEMMKKFNVNAVRMSHYPHDPMWYQLCDKYGLYLVDEANIETHAMGAELQGRFDKSIHPAYLPEWEGAHLDRIARMFEANKNHASVILWSMGNECGNGPVFHKAYKWLKEQDDSRFVQFEQAGEDTDTDIVCPMYPSIRHMKEYAESGKTRPFIMCEYSHAMGNSSGNFQEYWDIIMSSKNMQGGFIWDWVDQGIKTETADGRPFWAYGGDLNGFMWQNDENFCANGVVAPDRSAHPGLYEVKKVYQNILFKEKDLGKGTITLQNLFDFTNLDQYDFKWELYKNGELQTSKNFAVAVAPHATKEVALDLPSIEAKEGEEYFLHVYAYTKNEAPMLPKGHEIAREEFQLGESKYFAAKATEGALTVEDSENDISFKAGGITGKFDKRSGRLVDYRLNGKWMMMQYPEPYFWRAPTDNDFGNHMPERLGIWRAAHSNKQLKSLEVGEKSAEGVAITANFELANIATPYTITYFIQNDGSIKVTATLDMTGRDLPELPRFGMRLLMPGNYDQLAYYGRGPWENYQDRKHSAFVGLYESTVAEQFTESYMRPQENGYKTDTRWFTLTNGQGAGLQITGVQPISFSTLNYLAEDFDPGLTKKQQHPTDVKPRNFVSVHVDLMQRGLGGDNSWGMYPHRQYRLEDKKYTYSYVMKLVDGK